The following are from one region of the Fastidiosipila sp. genome:
- a CDS encoding ABC transporter ATP-binding protein: MENKIIFSARNVEIDFNLRGKHLKAIRKASLDLFEGETFAIVGESGSGKTVFTKSFIGMTDKNGRVTGGELLFHGEDLAEYETEAQWLKVRGKKIAMIFQDPMTSLNPVRTIGEQISEVFTWHLDATHEEAKAKSIDLLKRVGINDAELRYGQYPQQFSGGMRQRVVIAIAIACRPEILICDEPTTALDVTVQAQILELIKSLQKELKMTVVYITHDLGVVAKIADRIGVMYAGQIIEFGNCHDIFKNPFHPYTKALLKSLPQLGTKGRDLYSIRGTPPSLYKEIEGDAFAPRNPQAMLIDFKAEPPLYKLSETHYAKSWLMHPMAQDYLKQITASESLATHHKEPTQSPGATDSASGDILVSVKNLTVKFKLNNKEFRAVDNVSFDIYKGETLSLVGESGSGKTTIGRALMKIYQNVEGEIRYKGSPITGRLDRRRMRNLRMEMQMIFQDPMASLNERAKIDYIISEGLHNHKLYLDEADRLRKVEQIMEEVGLNKDFVSRFPHEFSGGQRQRIGIARSLVMNPEFIVADEPISALDVSIRAQVLNLLNKLKKERNLTYLFIAHDLSVVKLFSDRIAVIYEGKLVELASCDEIFRHPLHPYTKSLLSAVPYPDPDFEKDKELLVYNPAIHNYQKDKPVWEELVNGHFVYGNQHELEIYRKELMIS, from the coding sequence ATGGAGAATAAGATCATCTTTTCTGCCAGAAATGTCGAAATCGACTTCAATTTGAGAGGCAAGCACCTAAAAGCAATCCGTAAGGCATCCTTGGATTTGTTTGAAGGCGAGACTTTTGCAATCGTCGGCGAATCGGGGTCTGGGAAGACCGTGTTTACAAAATCCTTCATCGGGATGACTGATAAAAATGGCAGGGTTACCGGAGGTGAGCTGCTTTTTCATGGAGAGGACCTGGCGGAGTATGAAACGGAGGCACAGTGGCTAAAAGTGCGCGGGAAGAAAATCGCAATGATCTTTCAGGATCCGATGACATCGCTCAACCCGGTGCGAACGATCGGTGAACAAATTTCTGAAGTTTTCACATGGCACCTTGACGCAACCCATGAAGAGGCAAAGGCAAAATCGATCGATCTGCTCAAGCGTGTCGGTATCAACGATGCCGAGCTCCGTTACGGACAATACCCTCAGCAGTTCTCGGGCGGTATGCGCCAGCGTGTCGTGATCGCGATCGCGATTGCCTGCAGACCTGAGATTCTCATTTGTGATGAACCGACGACAGCGCTTGATGTCACCGTGCAGGCTCAAATCCTCGAACTCATCAAGTCATTACAAAAAGAACTCAAGATGACTGTCGTTTACATCACCCATGATCTGGGCGTTGTTGCCAAAATTGCAGATCGGATAGGTGTGATGTACGCTGGCCAAATCATTGAGTTCGGTAACTGCCATGATATTTTCAAGAACCCTTTTCATCCCTATACGAAGGCTCTGCTCAAATCCTTGCCGCAGCTGGGAACGAAAGGAAGGGATCTGTATTCCATCAGGGGCACGCCCCCCAGTCTCTACAAAGAAATCGAAGGGGACGCTTTTGCTCCGCGCAATCCGCAGGCTATGCTAATTGATTTCAAAGCGGAACCCCCTCTCTACAAACTGTCGGAAACCCATTATGCCAAGTCCTGGCTGATGCACCCCATGGCGCAAGACTACCTGAAACAAATCACAGCCAGTGAGTCGCTTGCCACGCACCACAAGGAACCGACCCAAAGTCCAGGAGCAACAGACAGTGCAAGCGGCGATATACTTGTGTCGGTGAAGAACTTGACAGTCAAATTTAAGCTGAACAACAAGGAATTTCGTGCGGTGGATAATGTGAGTTTTGATATTTATAAGGGTGAGACCCTGTCACTGGTAGGCGAGTCAGGTTCGGGCAAAACAACCATTGGCCGTGCCCTGATGAAAATCTATCAGAACGTGGAGGGAGAAATTCGGTACAAGGGCAGTCCAATTACAGGCAGGCTGGACAGGAGGCGCATGCGGAATCTGAGAATGGAAATGCAGATGATTTTCCAGGACCCGATGGCATCACTCAATGAACGGGCAAAAATTGATTACATCATTTCAGAGGGTCTTCACAACCATAAACTTTATTTGGATGAAGCAGACCGCCTTCGCAAAGTGGAGCAGATTATGGAGGAGGTTGGGCTAAACAAAGATTTCGTCAGCCGTTTCCCTCACGAGTTTTCCGGCGGTCAGCGTCAGCGGATTGGGATCGCCCGAAGCCTTGTCATGAATCCCGAGTTTATTGTAGCGGATGAACCGATCTCTGCGCTTGATGTTTCAATAAGGGCACAAGTGTTGAATCTGCTGAATAAGCTAAAGAAAGAGAGAAATCTGACCTATTTGTTTATTGCGCACGATCTAAGCGTTGTAAAGCTATTCTCAGACCGAATCGCGGTGATCTACGAGGGCAAACTTGTTGAACTGGCGTCTTGCGACGAGATATTCCGACATCCTTTACACCCCTACACAAAGTCCCTGCTCTCTGCAGTGCCCTACCCTGATCCAGATTTCGAAAAAGACAAGGAACTCCTTGTCTACAACCCTGCCATTCACAATTATCAAAAAGACAAGCCTGTATGGGAAGAGCTGGTGAACGGTCATTTCGTTTATGGCAATCAACATGAACTCGAGATTTATCGAAAGGAGCTGATGATCTCATGA
- a CDS encoding ABC transporter permease: protein MSAEESGKSAELRFTRDMFRAAVFDDIGSEDIGYTNYSYWRSTIRTFFKSMVVRVMVVIVIAIILMSFIYPILSKTDPRALTTNTAEWNLRPSADHWFGTDTIGRDIWARAWYGTRNSFLLAFVIACSDIGLGAIMGALWGYSKKADVVMVEVYNVITNVPSTVYLVLLAYIMGTSYLTLFISMASRGWIVEARFFRNRILSIRDNEYNIASKCLGTPVRRIATKNIIPHIISLIIMETALCVPYSISSEVFLSFIGVGMPVDAITLGNIVNHGRSSFTMHPYQMLLPTIILCMVTISFYIIGNKFADASDPKNHI, encoded by the coding sequence ATGAGTGCGGAAGAGTCAGGCAAGTCAGCGGAGCTTCGATTCACCCGGGATATGTTCCGGGCGGCCGTATTTGATGATATTGGCAGTGAGGACATTGGTTACACCAATTACTCCTATTGGCGAAGCACCATCCGCACATTCTTCAAAAGTATGGTGGTCCGGGTCATGGTCGTCATCGTAATCGCAATCATCCTAATGAGTTTCATCTATCCCATCTTGTCCAAAACGGACCCCAGGGCACTGACAACCAACACTGCGGAGTGGAATCTTCGCCCCTCAGCTGATCACTGGTTCGGCACAGATACAATCGGGCGCGATATATGGGCGAGGGCGTGGTATGGGACGCGCAATTCATTCCTGCTGGCCTTCGTTATTGCCTGCTCGGACATCGGCTTGGGTGCGATCATGGGTGCCTTATGGGGATACAGCAAAAAGGCGGATGTCGTCATGGTGGAGGTCTACAACGTGATTACCAATGTTCCTTCTACCGTCTATCTGGTTTTGCTGGCCTATATCATGGGCACCAGTTATCTAACGCTTTTTATTTCGATGGCGTCCCGCGGCTGGATTGTGGAAGCGCGTTTTTTCAGGAATCGAATCCTTTCCATACGGGACAATGAGTACAATATCGCGTCCAAATGTCTTGGCACACCGGTACGAAGAATTGCGACGAAAAACATCATTCCACACATTATCAGCCTGATCATCATGGAAACGGCCTTGTGTGTTCCCTACTCGATCAGTTCAGAAGTGTTTTTGAGTTTTATCGGAGTTGGAATGCCGGTAGACGCGATTACTTTGGGGAATATCGTCAACCATGGGAGAAGCTCATTTACCATGCACCCTTACCAGATGCTTCTTCCCACAATCATTCTGTGTATGGTCACGATCTCGTTTTATATAATCGGCAACAAATTTGCCGATGCATCGGATCCCAAGAACCACATTTAG
- a CDS encoding ABC transporter permease, with protein MTKYIFKRILRSVVTIIIVFVVVFMLLRFMPMNGYFTTEMLKESDPATRMTYLRNQGLLDPSYVQLWRFVKKLFQGDLGRSLTIYPKVPIKTILAEKIPVTAAFGFASLVLGMVLGLLLGMWMVKHKDRLGEGIGTTYVLVVRAIPSLIYLFFIQVWVSRFLNLPLVYYRDRPASWILPTICLSLGSIAWYAIWLRRFMVDEENKDYVKFAQVKGLSEKEILRKHIFRNAIIPIVIYLPSDILFIISGSLVIESLYAIPGTGGLLTKAIQRQDNNLVQIIVLMYAVLSVLGAFLGDLLVAFIDPRIKLTDDEV; from the coding sequence ATGACGAAGTATATCTTTAAAAGGATTTTGCGTTCAGTCGTAACCATAATAATCGTCTTTGTTGTTGTCTTCATGCTGCTTCGCTTCATGCCCATGAATGGCTACTTTACGACAGAGATGTTGAAAGAGTCCGATCCTGCGACAAGAATGACCTATTTGCGCAATCAGGGCCTTCTCGACCCTTCCTATGTTCAGTTGTGGCGATTTGTTAAGAAGCTGTTCCAAGGCGATCTGGGCCGGAGTCTAACCATCTACCCGAAAGTACCGATTAAGACAATCCTTGCAGAGAAAATACCCGTGACGGCTGCCTTCGGATTCGCCAGCCTGGTTTTGGGCATGGTGCTTGGACTGCTGCTTGGCATGTGGATGGTAAAGCATAAGGATAGGTTAGGGGAGGGCATCGGGACAACCTATGTGCTGGTTGTCAGAGCCATCCCCAGCCTGATCTATTTATTCTTCATTCAGGTTTGGGTATCACGTTTCTTGAATCTTCCGCTGGTGTATTATCGCGATCGGCCCGCCTCCTGGATCTTGCCAACAATATGCCTGTCACTTGGCAGTATCGCCTGGTACGCCATTTGGCTAAGAAGGTTCATGGTCGATGAGGAAAATAAGGACTATGTCAAATTTGCGCAGGTTAAAGGATTAAGTGAAAAAGAAATTTTGAGGAAACATATTTTCCGAAATGCAATCATACCGATTGTCATTTATCTTCCGTCCGACATCCTCTTCATCATTTCAGGATCACTTGTGATCGAAAGTCTTTACGCCATTCCAGGCACGGGGGGATTGTTGACCAAGGCAATCCAAAGACAAGACAACAATCTGGTACAGATTATTGTTCTGATGTACGCGGTACTTTCCGTTCTTGGGGCATTTTTGGGCGACTTGCTGGTCGCTTTCATTGATCCCAGAATAAAACTGACAGACGACGAGGTGTAG
- a CDS encoding peptide ABC transporter substrate-binding protein: MKRTFTVLLVLAVLLGLCAGCQKKPTLPGVSDFVYKDTYRTYFSSDYPSLNYYSTVYAGVRGLMANCIDGLIEPDQYGVYKPSLAESWEVNDDRTVWTFHLRKDIKWVNSKGEDTGFTVTADDFVDAIRYIGDPQNDAYGMRVIRSLISGLADYYWDLDDIDDPDEETDLVRSEVVAAFDERVGVKALDELTVQYTLNTGAPYFMSLIESSMLLLPVEYSYAIDLGEDFGIDHEHLLFCGAYYISEYERDKKITLTKNPHYWDAESVTIKTIEYQKMPDGTTALEMFKRNEIDECVVESEEYASLQGTEWAESLAPTEHSSSTNYLWLDFESANPEFKTFIHNENFRRALQHAIDRESIAYLRDSVTPKRLVRNTICAEEIIYDDKGKDYTDYEPLAAIKATDYFNKSLAREYMEKAVAELCDSEGNILGVEATTVDMLPVASYKVDGKLPVTVLYVGTDDEDEIIMAQLLEKMIEEAIGSDYIDIQLAFATSSFYSTVADPLNYDVYYDSLSVTYSDPSCILARMTTDGAENVGLYEVPSFDELIEKALDTSDLSERYGYFAEAEAFLIQGAYVIPMISSLRGYYMTRSIPYTEPLTLFGNTRYKGMQVIDQVLPAKTIAEIKADYEVKKAAALAGE, encoded by the coding sequence ATGAAACGTACATTCACTGTATTGCTTGTACTGGCCGTGCTGTTGGGCTTATGTGCTGGCTGCCAGAAAAAGCCGACATTACCAGGTGTCAGCGATTTTGTTTACAAAGATACCTATCGGACATACTTTTCGTCCGATTACCCGTCACTCAACTATTATTCAACGGTATACGCAGGTGTTCGGGGGTTGATGGCCAACTGCATTGACGGTTTGATCGAGCCGGATCAATACGGCGTGTACAAGCCGTCTCTAGCCGAATCCTGGGAGGTGAACGACGACCGTACAGTGTGGACCTTCCATCTTCGTAAAGATATTAAATGGGTTAACAGCAAAGGAGAGGATACGGGATTCACCGTGACAGCTGATGATTTTGTTGATGCGATACGTTACATCGGCGATCCGCAGAATGATGCCTATGGAATGCGCGTCATCCGCTCCCTCATTTCTGGCTTGGCCGATTATTACTGGGATCTTGATGATATCGACGATCCTGATGAAGAAACAGATCTTGTGCGAAGTGAAGTCGTTGCAGCCTTTGATGAAAGGGTGGGCGTCAAGGCTTTGGATGAACTTACGGTTCAGTACACACTTAATACCGGTGCGCCCTATTTCATGTCCCTGATCGAAAGCAGCATGCTCTTGCTTCCGGTTGAATATTCCTATGCAATTGACCTGGGAGAGGATTTCGGGATTGACCATGAACACCTGTTATTCTGTGGCGCTTATTACATATCAGAATACGAGCGTGATAAAAAAATCACCTTGACCAAGAATCCGCATTACTGGGACGCCGAAAGCGTGACCATCAAGACGATTGAGTATCAGAAAATGCCTGATGGAACAACGGCTCTGGAGATGTTCAAGCGCAATGAAATTGATGAGTGCGTTGTGGAATCAGAGGAGTATGCTTCGTTGCAGGGCACGGAATGGGCAGAGTCACTGGCACCGACAGAACACAGCAGCAGCACCAATTATCTTTGGCTGGATTTTGAATCGGCCAACCCAGAATTCAAGACCTTCATCCATAATGAGAATTTCCGCCGCGCCCTGCAACATGCAATTGATCGCGAATCGATTGCCTATCTGCGGGACTCAGTTACGCCCAAAAGACTGGTGAGAAATACCATATGCGCGGAAGAAATCATCTACGATGACAAAGGGAAAGACTACACCGATTATGAACCCCTGGCAGCCATCAAGGCAACAGATTACTTCAACAAAAGCCTGGCAAGGGAATACATGGAAAAAGCGGTGGCGGAGCTGTGTGATTCGGAAGGGAATATCCTCGGGGTTGAAGCGACGACAGTTGATATGCTTCCGGTCGCCTCCTACAAAGTTGACGGCAAACTTCCGGTGACGGTACTTTACGTAGGCACTGATGATGAAGATGAAATCATCATGGCACAACTACTGGAGAAAATGATCGAGGAAGCGATTGGTTCTGATTACATTGATATCCAACTGGCCTTTGCGACCAGCAGCTTCTACAGCACGGTCGCGGATCCGCTCAATTATGATGTCTACTATGATTCCCTGAGCGTGACCTATTCGGATCCCTCCTGTATTCTTGCCAGAATGACAACCGACGGCGCTGAGAATGTCGGCCTTTACGAGGTTCCTTCTTTTGATGAGCTGATTGAAAAGGCGCTCGATACCTCCGACTTGAGCGAACGTTACGGGTACTTTGCCGAAGCAGAAGCTTTCCTGATCCAGGGCGCCTATGTCATTCCCATGATTTCAAGCCTTAGAGGCTATTATATGACCCGCAGCATACCCTACACAGAACCCTTGACCCTGTTTGGAAATACACGATATAAAGGGATGCAAGTGATTGACCAAGTGCTGCCAGCAAAAACGATTGCAGAAATCAAGGCCGACTACGAAGTGAAGAAGGCTGCTGCGTTGGCGGGGGAATAA
- a CDS encoding response regulator transcription factor produces the protein MSIKNTVLLIEDEEYIARVIETVLRANGYRVITAHSGAIANSLIPSHIPDLVLLDLGLPDLDGIDILKSLRYWSDIPVIVISARDMDKDKVEALDLGADDYITKPFSTPELLARIRVALRHRETKHSQNDSYTVGGFHIDFVKRRVTVDGELIHLTQIEYRIVELVARQPGVVLTYDSIIKEIWGPNSPSDNNRILRVNMFNIRRKIEKNNISTRYILTEIGVGYRMAEQ, from the coding sequence ATGAGTATTAAGAACACCGTATTGCTGATTGAAGACGAAGAGTACATCGCCCGCGTCATTGAGACCGTGTTGAGGGCCAACGGCTATCGTGTCATCACCGCACATAGCGGTGCCATTGCCAATTCCTTAATCCCGTCACACATTCCTGACCTGGTACTGCTGGACCTCGGCTTACCCGATCTGGACGGAATTGATATATTAAAATCGTTGCGTTACTGGTCTGATATTCCGGTTATTGTCATCTCGGCAAGGGACATGGATAAGGATAAAGTCGAGGCCCTGGATCTCGGTGCCGACGATTATATTACCAAACCTTTCAGCACACCCGAGTTGCTGGCGCGGATCCGGGTTGCCCTGCGACACAGGGAAACAAAGCACTCACAAAACGATTCATACACGGTTGGCGGCTTCCATATCGATTTTGTTAAAAGACGGGTCACCGTTGACGGTGAATTGATCCATCTCACGCAAATTGAATACCGAATCGTTGAGCTTGTCGCCAGACAACCTGGCGTCGTCTTGACCTACGATTCGATAATCAAAGAAATTTGGGGGCCTAATTCTCCTTCAGACAACAACCGGATATTGCGCGTCAATATGTTCAATATCCGGCGGAAAATCGAAAAAAACAATATCTCAACCCGCTATATCCTGACAGAAATTGGCGTCGGTTACAGAATGGCCGAGCAGTAA
- a CDS encoding ABC transporter substrate-binding protein, which yields MIKGKKRWLPLILAVMILALLLPAACAPATPPEETDPPQTAPFPTQEEKRNVFLDSAGREIELPTELTRIAPSGTLANIVLYTACPDLLCGISLPFTESQQKLIDPKYSSLPVMGKFYGKGPDFNLETVLAAETQVIVDIGETKGTTRDDLDQLMDQIKIPTVFIEAMFTGMPQAYRDIGRLIGDTSRTDPLALYCEETLALSDKAKAEIPEEKRVSVYWALGELGLSTNAVGSFHSEVLDFVPVINVADVEASNKGGGSEVSMEQVIGWNPDYVLIDGVKLQEEMLADPAWMSLPAMKEGRMIVVPSQPYGFLADPPSVNRYLGLRWLGSIFYPQVYSNSLHEEVRDFLELFYGISADDSQIEAILAGRFA from the coding sequence ATGATAAAAGGAAAAAAAAGATGGCTGCCGCTTATTCTCGCGGTGATGATCCTGGCTCTGCTTCTGCCAGCCGCCTGTGCTCCCGCCACTCCGCCGGAGGAAACGGATCCGCCGCAAACGGCACCGTTCCCGACTCAGGAGGAAAAACGGAATGTTTTCCTTGATTCGGCCGGCCGCGAAATTGAACTTCCAACCGAACTGACCCGTATTGCCCCGTCCGGGACGCTGGCCAATATTGTCCTTTATACAGCCTGCCCCGACCTTCTGTGCGGAATCTCGCTTCCCTTCACGGAAAGCCAGCAAAAACTGATCGATCCGAAATACAGCAGCCTGCCCGTAATGGGCAAGTTTTATGGCAAGGGGCCGGACTTCAACCTTGAAACCGTCCTGGCGGCGGAGACACAGGTGATTGTGGACATTGGCGAAACAAAAGGTACGACCCGGGACGATTTGGACCAGTTGATGGATCAGATCAAGATCCCCACAGTCTTCATCGAAGCCATGTTCACGGGCATGCCGCAGGCTTACCGCGACATTGGCCGCCTGATCGGCGACACCTCGCGCACTGATCCCCTGGCCCTCTATTGTGAGGAGACGCTGGCCCTGTCTGATAAGGCCAAGGCCGAAATTCCGGAAGAAAAGCGCGTCAGTGTTTACTGGGCGTTGGGGGAGCTGGGCCTCAGCACCAATGCGGTGGGGTCTTTCCACAGTGAAGTGCTTGACTTCGTACCCGTGATTAATGTAGCTGATGTGGAAGCTTCAAACAAGGGCGGAGGCAGCGAGGTTTCCATGGAGCAGGTGATCGGGTGGAATCCCGATTACGTCCTGATCGACGGGGTAAAACTCCAGGAGGAAATGCTGGCCGATCCGGCCTGGATGTCCTTGCCGGCCATGAAGGAAGGCCGCATGATCGTCGTGCCGTCCCAACCTTACGGCTTTCTGGCCGACCCGCCCTCGGTCAACCGCTACCTGGGTTTGCGCTGGCTGGGTTCCATTTTTTACCCGCAAGTCTATTCCAATTCATTGCATGAGGAAGTCAGGGATTTCCTGGAGCTGTTCTACGGTATTTCTGCCGACGACAGTCAGATTGAAGCTATCCTGGCGGGCAGATTTGCTTAG
- a CDS encoding ABC transporter ATP-binding protein, giving the protein MTRGLEVSDLSFRYRLDPVLKDLSFQSPGGRAVGVLGANGAGKSTLFKLILGILPLQQGRIMVNGSSLPELSIRKRAREMAYIPQTQPGDFQFSVSELVLMGTTASFGVFSQPGRKEKQRAAQALRLLKIEKFADRRFDQLSGGEQQLALIARAVAQDAPLLIMDEPCASLDYGNQIRVLEQIRELADRGYLVLFSTHNPQHVFLYADDVLLISGQTAYAYGPPHHVLSESLLSHVYGIPIRLEESAQTGDVTVLPDFVRIRKPNS; this is encoded by the coding sequence ATGACCCGGGGCCTCGAAGTCAGTGACCTCTCCTTCCGCTACCGGCTTGACCCGGTTCTGAAGGATCTTTCTTTCCAATCACCGGGAGGCCGGGCCGTGGGGGTCCTGGGGGCCAATGGGGCGGGCAAGTCGACCCTGTTCAAATTGATTCTCGGCATCCTGCCCTTGCAGCAGGGCCGGATCATGGTGAACGGGAGCAGCCTGCCGGAATTGTCCATCCGCAAACGTGCCAGGGAAATGGCTTACATTCCACAGACGCAGCCGGGAGACTTTCAATTCTCCGTATCCGAGCTTGTGCTCATGGGGACAACCGCCTCTTTCGGTGTCTTTTCCCAGCCGGGGAGAAAGGAGAAACAGCGCGCAGCTCAAGCCTTGCGTCTGTTGAAAATTGAAAAATTCGCGGACAGGCGTTTCGACCAGTTGTCCGGAGGTGAACAGCAGCTGGCACTCATCGCCCGCGCTGTTGCCCAGGATGCCCCCCTCTTAATCATGGATGAACCGTGCGCCAGCCTCGACTACGGCAACCAGATACGTGTGCTGGAGCAGATCAGGGAGCTTGCCGACCGCGGTTACCTGGTTTTGTTTTCAACCCATAACCCACAGCACGTTTTTCTTTACGCTGATGACGTGCTTCTGATCAGCGGGCAAACGGCCTATGCCTATGGCCCGCCCCATCACGTCTTGTCAGAGTCCTTGCTCTCTCATGTATACGGGATACCCATCCGCCTGGAAGAGAGCGCACAGACTGGCGATGTGACGGTCTTGCCCGATTTTGTCAGGATAAGGAAACCAAATTCTTAG
- a CDS encoding iron chelate uptake ABC transporter family permease subunit — protein sequence MDRLAERVSFAYPADEKALLAFIRSQIDLLEGSGRHILLTGAIGSGKSTLVQHLIDDMQAVPAGYMTIRHIDADETKQGFAHVAAANQRGTGFLTVRHHDRTSFPQDDCFLIADEKGRRFDLDRFHDTACRLLDRPGTLLILDELGGDELLIDNFYQRVLSLLDDRSRPVVLVWKHESSFERSAGRSTLTEEEKGCIRERRQIIASHPSLVQIELVNGSQTMAHQKRTSWGSALAKDKTAIPQAATPQDVPVGEEEKPGSRKRMTWRFAIMAAALTGIVILSFAVGWYGISPATIVRFFWSRIFGTGAVFPAEVHTVLLNVRLPRIALGLLVGSGLSVAGHTFQGVFRNPMASPDVLGASSGAGFGAALAILWGLPASAITSLSFLFGLVSILLVLILTSFVRAQRILALILTGMVVSSLFSAGLSLVKLVADPTDQLPAITYWLMGSLNSSQMKQLFFAAPLILGGMILIMLLRWQLNVLTMGEEAAASMGVRIRLIRFVLVMASTLITATCVSVSGVIGWIGLVIPHMARMITGADNRFSLPASALIGAGFMIFVDDIARRATSSGIPLGILTAFVGAPFFIYLILRQGRRELAA from the coding sequence ATGGACAGACTGGCTGAGAGGGTTTCCTTCGCCTATCCCGCAGATGAGAAAGCGCTTCTCGCTTTCATACGTTCTCAAATTGATCTGTTAGAAGGAAGCGGGCGTCACATCCTGCTTACGGGCGCCATCGGCTCCGGCAAGTCGACCCTTGTTCAGCACCTGATTGACGACATGCAGGCGGTGCCGGCAGGCTATATGACGATCCGGCATATCGACGCCGATGAAACAAAACAGGGATTTGCCCATGTTGCTGCCGCCAACCAGCGGGGAACAGGTTTTTTGACCGTCAGACACCATGACCGGACTTCCTTTCCCCAAGATGACTGCTTCCTCATAGCCGATGAAAAAGGGCGCCGTTTTGATCTCGACCGCTTTCATGACACTGCCTGCAGGCTCCTGGATCGGCCGGGCACGCTGCTGATCCTCGATGAGCTCGGCGGCGATGAGCTTCTGATTGACAACTTTTATCAGCGGGTCCTCTCCTTGTTGGATGACCGCTCGCGGCCGGTGGTTCTTGTTTGGAAGCATGAGAGTTCATTTGAACGATCAGCCGGCCGCTCCACCCTGACGGAAGAAGAAAAAGGGTGCATCCGCGAGCGGAGACAGATAATCGCATCGCATCCCTCACTGGTTCAAATTGAGCTGGTCAACGGCAGCCAGACCATGGCCCACCAAAAACGTACCAGCTGGGGCAGTGCACTGGCAAAGGACAAAACAGCCATTCCCCAGGCAGCGACTCCGCAGGATGTGCCGGTTGGAGAAGAGGAGAAACCTGGATCCCGGAAGCGCATGACCTGGCGTTTCGCCATCATGGCCGCGGCGCTGACCGGCATCGTCATTCTCTCCTTTGCGGTCGGCTGGTATGGCATCAGCCCCGCCACCATCGTCCGCTTCTTCTGGAGCCGGATTTTCGGGACGGGAGCGGTCTTTCCGGCCGAAGTCCATACGGTTCTGCTTAATGTCCGCCTGCCCCGCATCGCGCTCGGCCTTCTGGTCGGTTCAGGCCTGTCGGTGGCGGGCCACACCTTTCAGGGGGTATTCCGGAATCCCATGGCTTCGCCGGATGTTCTGGGTGCCTCTTCTGGCGCGGGATTCGGCGCGGCCCTCGCCATTTTGTGGGGCTTGCCCGCCTCCGCCATCACCTCGCTCTCTTTTTTGTTTGGTCTGGTGTCCATCCTCCTGGTTCTGATACTGACCTCCTTTGTCAGGGCCCAGCGTATTCTGGCTCTCATCCTGACGGGCATGGTGGTCAGCTCACTTTTCTCGGCAGGCCTGTCGCTGGTCAAGCTGGTAGCGGATCCGACAGACCAGTTGCCCGCCATCACTTACTGGCTTATGGGCTCACTGAATTCATCGCAGATGAAACAGCTGTTTTTTGCCGCTCCCCTCATCTTGGGCGGCATGATACTCATCATGCTCTTGCGCTGGCAGCTCAACGTTTTGACCATGGGTGAAGAAGCGGCGGCTTCCATGGGTGTCCGCATACGTCTGATCCGGTTTGTTCTCGTCATGGCTTCAACCCTGATCACGGCGACCTGTGTCTCAGTCAGCGGGGTGATTGGCTGGATTGGCCTGGTCATCCCCCACATGGCCCGAATGATTACCGGGGCGGACAATCGGTTTTCGCTCCCCGCTTCGGCCTTGATCGGGGCAGGTTTCATGATTTTTGTCGATGATATCGCCCGCCGGGCAACAAGTAGCGGGATTCCCCTCGGAATTCTGACCGCTTTTGTCGGCGCGCCCTTCTTCATCTATCTGATTCTTCGCCAGGGCCGCAGGGAGTTGGCTGCATGA